A window from Candidatus Thermoplasmatota archaeon encodes these proteins:
- a CDS encoding 4Fe-4S dicluster domain-containing protein, translating into MVRYGMAIDLSRCMGCRACVEACKVENNTPMAIFWMWLFRFEEGTYPNSKIRYMARPCQHCDNAPCVKVCPVGARFKRDDGLVLTDADRCIGCRYCEVSCPYGVNYFNWKKPSKNQYFDWGSSGLPYENPDHDIKYEGRLVSGGNHSAGVMGKCTFCVHRLIKGLKPACVANCPVGVFTFGDLDDPSSEVSKAIAEKEHFRLQEELDTNPKVFYLGAPLDPTKLRKPFDFYREEVTQ; encoded by the coding sequence ATGGTCCGATACGGCATGGCCATAGATCTGTCGCGCTGCATGGGTTGCCGAGCATGTGTTGAGGCCTGCAAGGTTGAGAACAACACACCGATGGCGATCTTCTGGATGTGGTTGTTCAGGTTTGAAGAGGGAACCTATCCGAACTCTAAGATTAGGTACATGGCGCGCCCGTGCCAACATTGCGACAATGCGCCTTGCGTCAAAGTTTGTCCCGTTGGTGCTAGATTCAAAAGAGATGATGGATTGGTGCTGACCGATGCTGATCGCTGCATTGGTTGCAGGTACTGCGAAGTGTCCTGTCCCTATGGCGTGAACTACTTCAACTGGAAGAAACCCTCCAAGAACCAGTACTTTGACTGGGGTAGCAGCGGTCTGCCTTATGAGAACCCCGACCACGACATCAAATATGAGGGCAGATTGGTCTCCGGGGGAAATCACTCCGCGGGCGTCATGGGCAAGTGCACATTCTGCGTTCACAGGCTCATCAAAGGTCTCAAGCCGGCGTGTGTGGCGAACTGCCCTGTGGGAGTGTTCACTTTCGGCGATCTGGACGACCCGAGCAGCGAAGTCTCCAAGGCGATTGCCGAGAAGGAGCACTTCCGGCTGCAGGAAGAGCTGGACACGAACCCCAAGGTCTTCTATTTGGGCGCCCCTCTCGACCCGACGAAGCTCAGGAAGCCTTTTGACTTCTACAGAGAGGAGGTGACCCAATGA